One genomic region from Ornithinicoccus hortensis encodes:
- a CDS encoding DUF3046 domain-containing protein, giving the protein MRLSEFWQLMDQEFGPAYARTLAAGHALHALGDRTVLQAVEDGVPVRTVWTTLCDDLQVPEERRFLADRKRRGA; this is encoded by the coding sequence ATGCGGTTGAGTGAGTTCTGGCAGCTGATGGACCAGGAGTTCGGCCCCGCGTATGCCCGGACCCTGGCCGCCGGCCACGCCCTGCACGCCCTCGGCGACCGGACCGTGCTGCAGGCGGTCGAGGACGGCGTCCCGGTCCGCACCGTCTGGACGACGCTGTGCGACGACCTGCAGGTGCCGGAGGAACGGCGGTTCCTGGCCGACCGCAAGCGCAGGGGAGCCTGA
- a CDS encoding AEC family transporter, with protein sequence MGAVVQGFGLIGVVVAVGWLVAHLGLFGETEQRILAQLTFRIGSPALLFIVVSRAETAVLFSGYLAATISGVVLTSATYILVARLVWKRDPTHLFMGGMVVSYVNANNLGLPIAAYVLGDASLAAPILLFQLLVLQPFWLAGLDVSGGGRASVLRMLGRPFTNPLTVASLLGLGVGLADIRLPGFVIDPIELISGIAIPSMLLAFGISLRLSPRPGAGGTAPELAFVVLSKLGLMPLFTALVGHFVLGLGHAELTAATVIAALPTAQNVFILAVAYGRAVRIARDGVFLTTVLAMPAMLVTVWLLG encoded by the coding sequence GTGGGTGCCGTGGTGCAGGGCTTCGGGCTGATCGGCGTGGTCGTCGCCGTCGGGTGGCTCGTCGCGCACCTCGGCCTGTTCGGCGAGACCGAGCAGCGGATCCTGGCCCAGCTCACCTTCCGGATCGGCTCACCCGCGCTGCTCTTCATCGTGGTCTCGCGCGCCGAGACGGCCGTGTTGTTCTCCGGCTACCTGGCGGCCACCATCAGTGGGGTGGTGCTGACCAGCGCCACCTACATCCTCGTGGCGCGGTTGGTCTGGAAGCGTGACCCGACGCACCTGTTCATGGGCGGGATGGTCGTCTCCTACGTGAACGCCAACAACCTGGGCCTGCCGATCGCCGCCTACGTCCTGGGGGACGCCTCGCTCGCCGCGCCGATCCTGCTCTTCCAGCTGCTGGTGCTGCAGCCGTTCTGGCTGGCGGGGCTCGACGTGTCCGGGGGAGGGCGGGCCTCCGTCCTCCGTATGCTGGGGCGCCCCTTCACCAACCCGCTCACCGTCGCCTCGCTCCTCGGTCTGGGGGTGGGGCTGGCCGACATCCGGCTGCCCGGCTTCGTGATCGACCCGATCGAGCTCATCTCCGGGATCGCGATCCCGTCCATGCTGTTGGCCTTCGGTATCTCGTTGCGGCTCTCCCCGCGTCCGGGGGCCGGCGGCACCGCGCCAGAGTTGGCGTTCGTGGTGCTCTCCAAACTAGGCCTCATGCCGCTGTTCACCGCCCTCGTCGGGCACTTCGTGCTGGGCCTGGGGCACGCCGAGCTGACGGCAGCCACCGTGATCGCCGCACTGCCCACCGCGCAGAACGTCTTCATCCTCGCCGTCGCCTACGGACGTGCCGTCCGGATCGCCCGCGACGGCGTCTTCCTGACCACCGTGCTCGCGATGCCGGCGATGCTGGTCACCGTCTGGTTGCTCGGGTGA